GGGCCGGTGACGTGCGCGTGGTGCTGCGTGGCAAGGAGTTCAGCATCCCCGAGATCGCGGCCATCATCCTGCAAGAGATGCGCATCGTGGCCGAGGACTACCTGGGCGACACGGTGGACCAGGCGGTGGTCACGGTGCCCGCCTACTTCAGCGACAGCCAGCGCCAGGCCGTGCGCGACGCGGGGCTCATCGCGGGCCTCGACGTGCTGCGCATCATCAACGAGCCCACGGCCGCGGCCATCGCCTACGGCTTCCACCGCGGCGAGGACAAGACCATCGCGGTCTACGACCTGGGCGGCGGCACCTTCGACGTGTCCATCGTGCGGGTCACGCGCGACGGCAACTTCCGCGTCATCGCCACCACCGGCGACTCGTTCCTGGGCGGCGAGGACTTCGACGAGCGCATCATGGAGTGGCTGCTCGAGGCGTTCGAGGCCGAGCACCACATCTCGCTGCGCGAGTCCCCCGTGGCCATGCAGCGCCTGAAGCAGGCAGCGCAGAAGGCCAAGTGCGACCTGTCGGCCGAGCTGCAGACGGAGATTCAGCTGCCGTTCATCGTGACCGACGGCCCCAGTGGCCCGCTGAACATGCACTACCGCATGTCGCGCGAGCAGCTGGAAGGCCTGACCATCGATCTCATCGAGCGCACCATCGAGATCTGCGCGCACGCCATGACGCACGCCAAGCTGGGCAGCAAGGGCGTGGACGAGGTGGTGCTGGTGGGTGGCCAGACGCGCATGCCTGCCGTGGCGCGTGCGGTCAGCGCGCACTTCGGCAAGGCGCCCTCGAAGAGCATCCACCCCGACGAGTGCGTGGCCGTGGGGGCCGCCATCCAGGGCGCCGCCATGCTGCGCCAGATCGAGAACGTGAACCTCGAGGACGTGACGGCACACTCGCTGGGCATCGCCACCGCGGGAGACATGTTCGACGCCATCATCGCCGCCAACACGCGCGTGCCCTGCCGCGTGCCGAGCCTCTTCACCACCAGCCGCGACAACCAGGACCGCCTCAAGATCGTGGTGCTGGAGGGCGAGTCGAAGCGCGCCAGCGAAAACCAGCGCCTGCAGGAATTCGCGCTGGCCGGGCTGCGCAGCGCGCCCGCCGGGAGCGTGGAGGTGGAGGTGGCCTTCACCATCGACGAGGACGGCATCTTCAGCGCGGCCGCCAAGGACCTCGAGACGGGCCAAGAGACGCGCATCGAGATCACGGGCGACAGCGGCCTGAGCCCGCAGGAGCTGCAAGCGCTGAGCGACGAGCACGCCGAGTACCTGGAGGCGCGCCGTGGCGAGGAGCTGCTGGAGGGCTTGCGGCAGAGCGCCGAGACGCTGCTGGCCGGCCTCGAGCGCTCGCTGGAGCGCCTGGGCACGCTGGTGAAGAAGAGCCCCGACGCGCAGGAAGCGGAGGCCAATGCCCGCGAGGTCGTGGGCCGCGCGCGCACGC
This portion of the Sandaracinaceae bacterium genome encodes:
- a CDS encoding Hsp70 family protein, whose protein sequence is MSYRIVGGRAGDVRVVLRGKEFSIPEIAAIILQEMRIVAEDYLGDTVDQAVVTVPAYFSDSQRQAVRDAGLIAGLDVLRIINEPTAAAIAYGFHRGEDKTIAVYDLGGGTFDVSIVRVTRDGNFRVIATTGDSFLGGEDFDERIMEWLLEAFEAEHHISLRESPVAMQRLKQAAQKAKCDLSAELQTEIQLPFIVTDGPSGPLNMHYRMSREQLEGLTIDLIERTIEICAHAMTHAKLGSKGVDEVVLVGGQTRMPAVARAVSAHFGKAPSKSIHPDECVAVGAAIQGAAMLRQIENVNLEDVTAHSLGIATAGDMFDAIIAANTRVPCRVPSLFTTSRDNQDRLKIVVLEGESKRASENQRLQEFALAGLRSAPAGSVEVEVAFTIDEDGIFSAAAKDLETGQETRIEITGDSGLSPQELQALSDEHAEYLEARRGEELLEGLRQSAETLLAGLERSLERLGTLVKKSPDAQEAEANAREVVGRARTHLARASRGELAEHLVLLEDAARQVEPYAR